In the Piscinibacter sp. XHJ-5 genome, one interval contains:
- a CDS encoding LuxR family transcriptional regulator, whose amino-acid sequence MLTSKFTSVLGARSRDDLLREVLKFARCNGFDLVSTMAVIDSPLAQPSFIVLHNSPPLYLETFMNLELARRDPVMQHCKHHGTPIVWGQQTYVSADLGERWEHQAAFGYKAGIAVAMHMPNGRHYFIGLDRDGPLPSHSGELTRTVADIQLFAVFAQEAALRILLPETDLDLPKLSVRELECLRWTMEGKTAWELGQILKITEQTAARHINNATQKLGCINKLQAVLKALRLGILG is encoded by the coding sequence ATGTTGACCTCAAAGTTCACATCCGTCCTCGGAGCCCGTAGTCGAGATGATCTTCTTAGGGAGGTCTTAAAGTTTGCCCGCTGCAACGGCTTCGACCTGGTTAGCACCATGGCCGTTATCGACAGTCCGCTTGCGCAGCCTAGCTTCATCGTTTTGCACAACTCGCCACCGCTATACCTCGAGACATTCATGAATCTTGAGCTGGCCCGTCGTGATCCCGTGATGCAGCACTGCAAACACCACGGCACCCCTATCGTCTGGGGGCAGCAAACGTATGTGTCCGCGGATCTGGGAGAACGCTGGGAACATCAAGCGGCGTTCGGATACAAGGCCGGGATCGCTGTCGCGATGCACATGCCGAATGGAAGGCACTACTTCATCGGCTTGGATCGCGATGGTCCGCTCCCATCGCACAGCGGCGAGTTGACCCGCACGGTTGCGGATATTCAGTTGTTTGCTGTGTTCGCACAGGAGGCCGCATTGCGCATCCTCTTGCCGGAAACCGACCTCGACTTGCCCAAACTAAGCGTACGCGAACTGGAGTGCCTTCGCTGGACCATGGAAGGCAAGACGGCCTGGGAGCTTGGCCAAATTCTGAAGATCACAGAGCAAACGGCGGCTCGCCACATCAACAACGCCACGCAAAAGCTTGGTTGCATTAACAAGCTGCAAGCTGTCTTGAAGGCACTGCGTCTTGGGATCCTTGGCTGA
- a CDS encoding autoinducer binding domain-containing protein: MLQGGFTSVLQVKSRDELLAEVVGFTRRLGFETVNVTAVVDRFRGESDFVWVNNAPSAYRQLSETVEEGRRDPVAQHCKRASVPIIWNQDTYTSCGLGEKWEVQARFGYRTGIALALHLPEGRHFFIGVDRDQALPNSSAEVTRLVADLQLFAVHAQDAALRVLVPPPPQMDFPSLTPRELEGLRWTMEGKTAWEVGNILGISERTAVLHINNATHKLGCVNKHQAVLKALRLGLIR, encoded by the coding sequence ATGCTTCAAGGTGGTTTCACGTCGGTGCTGCAAGTGAAGAGCCGCGACGAGCTGCTGGCAGAAGTCGTGGGGTTCACAAGAAGGCTCGGCTTCGAGACGGTCAACGTCACGGCTGTTGTTGATCGCTTCCGCGGTGAGTCGGATTTCGTTTGGGTCAACAATGCGCCGAGTGCGTACCGGCAGTTATCTGAGACGGTAGAGGAGGGTCGTCGTGATCCCGTCGCCCAGCACTGCAAGCGCGCAAGTGTCCCAATCATTTGGAATCAAGACACCTATACATCTTGCGGTTTGGGTGAGAAGTGGGAAGTCCAAGCTCGCTTCGGTTATCGCACGGGGATTGCTCTGGCACTCCACCTGCCTGAGGGCCGGCACTTCTTCATTGGTGTGGATCGCGATCAAGCTCTTCCGAACAGTTCGGCGGAAGTCACTCGACTCGTTGCAGACCTCCAGCTATTCGCAGTGCATGCACAGGATGCCGCCTTGCGTGTGCTGGTGCCACCCCCACCACAGATGGACTTTCCCAGCTTGACCCCCAGAGAACTGGAGGGCTTGCGGTGGACCATGGAGGGCAAGACAGCGTGGGAGGTGGGCAACATCCTCGGCATCAGCGAACGAACGGCGGTGCTGCACATCAACAACGCCACTCACAAGCTCGGATGTGTCAACAAACATCAGGCAGTCTTGAAAGCTTTACGATTGGGACTAATCCGATGA
- a CDS encoding autoinducer binding domain-containing protein has translation MLVDVFTSVLNAKDRAEFLRRVVGFANCLGFDTVDAYVVIDGAQGDASFIGASNAPAAFDQRRGSQGRSDPVMQHCKHSNVPIVWDKATYVSAGAETKWEEQASFGYKTGVACALHLPRGRHFVIGVDRDQPLPASPLEVTRMTAELQLFAVHAADAAFRIFSAAVYAGDVPCLTPRELESLRWTMEGKTAWEIGRILNISEQTAARHLSNATRKLDCVSKHHAVIRALRMGIIA, from the coding sequence ATGTTGGTGGATGTCTTCACATCGGTCCTCAATGCCAAGGATCGCGCAGAGTTCCTGCGAAGAGTTGTCGGCTTCGCAAACTGCCTCGGCTTCGACACTGTCGACGCGTATGTCGTCATTGATGGAGCCCAGGGTGATGCATCGTTCATCGGGGCATCCAACGCGCCCGCCGCGTTTGATCAGAGGCGAGGATCACAGGGTCGATCAGATCCGGTCATGCAGCATTGCAAGCACTCGAACGTGCCGATAGTGTGGGACAAGGCTACCTATGTGAGTGCCGGGGCAGAAACGAAGTGGGAGGAACAAGCGTCATTCGGCTACAAAACAGGAGTCGCCTGCGCCCTACATCTTCCGCGGGGACGCCACTTTGTAATTGGCGTTGATCGCGATCAGCCCCTACCAGCCAGCCCTCTCGAGGTGACACGCATGACCGCGGAGCTTCAACTGTTTGCAGTGCATGCAGCAGATGCAGCTTTCCGCATTTTTTCCGCTGCGGTTTATGCAGGCGATGTACCGTGCCTGACTCCTCGCGAACTAGAGAGCCTACGTTGGACGATGGAAGGTAAGACCGCTTGGGAGATTGGCCGAATACTGAATATCAGCGAGCAGACCGCGGCCAGACATCTTAGCAACGCGACGCGAAAGTTGGATTGTGTGAGCAAGCATCACGCAGTGATTAGAGCCCTTCGCATGGGAATCATCGCCTGA
- a CDS encoding GNAT family N-acetyltransferase: MIFHKPFGPLIWRTCPFAHLTLGELQFIYMARQQVFVVEQACIYRDADGYDERAWHVAAWRASERMPVAYARLIEPGAKYSEASMGRVLTTAAGRGIGLGRELVRRVIDLADQVFPNEGLRISAQSRLEHFYTEAGFAVVGEPYLEDGIMHTEMLLQSATPTA; this comes from the coding sequence ATGATCTTCCACAAACCTTTTGGTCCGCTGATATGGCGGACTTGCCCCTTCGCCCACCTGACACTTGGGGAACTCCAGTTCATCTACATGGCGCGTCAGCAGGTTTTTGTTGTGGAACAAGCATGCATTTACCGCGATGCGGACGGGTACGATGAGCGAGCATGGCATGTGGCCGCGTGGCGCGCTTCGGAGAGGATGCCCGTTGCGTACGCGCGGCTCATCGAGCCAGGTGCGAAGTACTCGGAGGCCTCAATGGGCCGAGTCCTAACGACGGCGGCTGGACGCGGGATCGGACTTGGTCGGGAGCTGGTTCGCCGTGTGATCGACTTGGCCGACCAAGTCTTTCCGAATGAAGGACTTCGTATCTCGGCGCAATCCCGCCTTGAGCACTTCTATACCGAAGCTGGCTTTGCTGTCGTCGGTGAGCCCTACCTAGAGGATGGAATCATGCACACAGAGATGCTTCTGCAATCGGCGACCCCAACGGCATGA